The Candidatus Nezhaarchaeota archaeon genomic interval TAAGCCTAAATCTCTCAACAGTTGCGCTAATTTCTATGAACTCATCAGCCAAGGTCATGTTCACGAAGGTATCTAACCATCTAACGAAGATTGTCGGGGCGACAAGCTCTGGAAGCATTGAATAATTCCACTCTTTGAGGATTTTGACCACATCTCTTACCCTCACATCAGCAATATCTCTTGCAGACTTCTCGATCTCAGGAATTAACATGGCCGCTGGAACGTAGAATACATCATTCTGCATCTTCTTCATGTCGTCTATGGTCACGAAGCCCCTTTTACCAATTGCCTCTCTGATTAAATAGTCAATCCTGTACGCTCTATAGTAATCCGCAAAAGTCCATGCAAGGTCGTAAGTGTATGGGTATGTTTCATCGATCAACCTATTGTTTGCAGTCACAACGTACCCTACCTTGGGATTCCATAACATTGGAGCCTCAGTTGCATCAATCCAATCCTTTAAGTTCCACTCTATGACGTCAACAGAGCTCCCATTAATAGGCATTCTGGGTATTAAGGCAGTCATAGGTCTTAAGACATCTATTGCTCTAGTTCCATTGGGGTAAGTTCTATTAGGATACCAGCCAGCCGCTATCCATCCAAAGTTGCCATGTATGTCAGCAAAGACATGGTTTTGTGGGGGCATCTGGAAGTAATAAGTTGCTTTTAAGAACTCTTCAGCCTTCTTTGCATGAATGTACTTGTATAAAGCTAAGACCTCAAGTGAACCAAACCTCTCGCCCATCCAGCATACTGCAAACCTCATTCCACCCCTCTCAATGATAGGTCCATGAACTGTGAAGTTTAGCGTTATGGTCCTCCTCTCGTAACCACGTGGTGTTTTTACTACAATCACATCACTTACACTCTCGACGTCCCTCCATGAACCTTTGTACCAGTATTGACCTTTATCATTCCACACATAGTAGTAGAAATCTATGTGGTCAGCCATTACGTTCGTGAAGCCCCACCCAACATATTGCGTGGATCCAATGATCACTAAGCCTATACCCGGAAGCGTGACACCTCTTACATTTAGGAGATCTCCACGTGGATTCTCAACTACGTAGTGGACCTCATACCACACTGGTGGTACCGTAAGCGCCAAATGAGGGTCATCACAAAGTAGCGGCCTTTTGGTTTCGGTTAAGTTACCACCTATAACCCAGTTGTTAGAGGCAAACATAGACCTTATAGATATTAATAGAGATGATGAATCGTCAAACCATTTAAGTAGCTCAATGACATCTCTAGCATTATTTGTCACATCAATAAAAAGCTCTTCAACTAAGTTAGTGAAGTTAATTGAGTATAAGCAGGCTTCACCTTTTGGGACAACTAAGTGATCAATGGGTCTATCTATAGGCAAAATTTCTAGAAATAGTCTAGTTCCATATTCCACTCCATATCTGCTGATAAGCCCCAAGTAAATTAGATAAACCTCCAGGTCAGCGAAGGTTCCAGTTAACCCCCAGGTAATGAGTCTACCTATCTTAAAGCAATCTGCGGGCGTCCAACTTTTTGGCTCATAACCCAAAAGCTTAAACTCCAATGATAGAGCATTATTTCTCTTCATCTCTTCTATTGCAGTATTAACTCCTTTACAATAAGCTTCTATTAGTTCTAAAATCTTCTTAGCATCATCCTTTATGACATTAACATCTAGTTGTGGGTAATAATCAATGCTTTCTCCTCTAGAGACTTTTTGAAGTAGCTCTAAGGTTTTCTGCGCGCCCCTAGAGAGACCTATAGTCCTATAGAACAAATCAGTCTCATAAGCTACTTCACCTAGTATTTCTGACAAGCTGCCCTCTACAAGCCTTCGTTGTAAGTCCATCTGAAAGAGCCTATCGTGAGCATGTAGGTATCCTAGCACATAAGCAACGTCGACCTCAGACTTGGCGAATATGTGTGGTACTCCATAGTTATCTATCACAACGGTTACAGTATTCTCTAACCCCGGAATAGCTATTCTTCCACGACTTGGATATTGAGCCGTATAAACAGAACCCCATACGCCTGTCAATGGGTCAGCCATAGACATTAAGGAGGATGGCGTGTACATCCCCGGAAGCGGTGCTAGTAATAATGCCACAAAAATAAGTGCTATAACTAAACCTATTAGGTTCCTCCTCATGATTTTAACCTCTCTTAGAACTGAGCTGTACTACTTATTACTAAAATGAAGTATTAAGTTTTCTTTATGTTTCTTAAGCGCTCTTACCTCTAAGATAAGTTGCTTAAGAACTGCTAAGAGAAAGCCTGCTGATAGTTTTAACCAATTGGCAGTGACCAGCCCCTATGATGCACACATAATGATGTGTGCCCATCTATTATTGAGAACACTTCATCAATCTACTTTATGAAAACTTCTTTGGCTGCAAATCTCTTTCTAGCTTCCCAGAACTAACCTCTTGAGGCCATA includes:
- a CDS encoding penicillin acylase family protein, with the translated sequence MRRNLIGLVIALIFVALLLAPLPGMYTPSSLMSMADPLTGVWGSVYTAQYPSRGRIAIPGLENTVTVVIDNYGVPHIFAKSEVDVAYVLGYLHAHDRLFQMDLQRRLVEGSLSEILGEVAYETDLFYRTIGLSRGAQKTLELLQKVSRGESIDYYPQLDVNVIKDDAKKILELIEAYCKGVNTAIEEMKRNNALSLEFKLLGYEPKSWTPADCFKIGRLITWGLTGTFADLEVYLIYLGLISRYGVEYGTRLFLEILPIDRPIDHLVVPKGEACLYSINFTNLVEELFIDVTNNARDVIELLKWFDDSSSLLISIRSMFASNNWVIGGNLTETKRPLLCDDPHLALTVPPVWYEVHYVVENPRGDLLNVRGVTLPGIGLVIIGSTQYVGWGFTNVMADHIDFYYYVWNDKGQYWYKGSWRDVESVSDVIVVKTPRGYERRTITLNFTVHGPIIERGGMRFAVCWMGERFGSLEVLALYKYIHAKKAEEFLKATYYFQMPPQNHVFADIHGNFGWIAAGWYPNRTYPNGTRAIDVLRPMTALIPRMPINGSSVDVIEWNLKDWIDATEAPMLWNPKVGYVVTANNRLIDETYPYTYDLAWTFADYYRAYRIDYLIREAIGKRGFVTIDDMKKMQNDVFYVPAAMLIPEIEKSARDIADVRVRDVVKILKEWNYSMLPELVAPTIFVRWLDTFVNMTLADEFIEISATVERFRLTRGEIESLVRKIPRSIIEALVRYNPNSKWFDDVFTPEVENATIIIRKSLERTIDMLEKEFGKDINNWRFSNIHKLRIRHILGTVFSWLNYPEWAAWGWSDCVNNIGAAGTSGPSWREILNFKDLNQSLCIIPGGQSGNPFSRHYYDQLRAWLHGEYKVMDFPVAPAHVKNVESILEFIPR